GTTTGCAAAAGGCGTAGCTCTGGGCGCCTGAGCGGCTCAGTTCatttgagtgtccgactcttgatctcagggtggtgagttcaagccccacgctggggctccacgctgggcatgagcctactttaaaaaaaaaaaaaaaaaaaaggtagctctgcatagtaggtgctcagtctGGGGTTCCTTGCTACCCCATGTGGATTAGGCACTTAGCAGGTGCCTGAAGTGCCAGGGTCCCTTACACACCGGATGTGCGTTCACTCCTGGCCCTCTTGACCACGCCGGGGAGGAGCCATCATCCCCACTTCCCATAGGAGGATCTGGGGCCCAGAGACAGGGATGAAGCGTGGGAGGTAAGACCAGGATGAGGCTGCGGCTCTCCCAAGGGAAGGGCCTCAGCCTCCACGGCCTCCCCTGCCGCCAGGCCTGCGGAGCTGCTGACGCTGACGCCCTGGCTGGCACCCATCGTGTCCGAGGGGACCTTCAACCCTGAGCTGCTGCGCCACATCTACCAGCCTCTGAACCTGACCATCGGGGTCACGGTGTTCGCCGTAGGGAAGTGAGTAGTGGGCCGGCTCGGGGGTGGTCACTGAGCCCTAGGAGCTTATGGCCTGGGAAGGAACAGGACCTGCACACGGGTTCCTGCCTGGACACCAGAAAGccctgagccaggcactgtgcacGTGGGAGGGTAAGGAGTAGAGGGTGATGAggggaggacttcctggaggagggggtctGGCCCTGGCATGGAAGCAGGGAGGCGGCCCAGgtgagagagcagcagggagactTAGTGAGGACACCCCGTGGGCCTCCTCACCCCTCTCTGCTTCCCCAGAACAGTCAAGGCAGGCACGACGGACTGGAAACACTTTAGAGCACCTCACATAACTGGGGGTCCATGGTCAGGCCGCAGGCAGGTCAAGCCCCGCCCTCaggtccctctcccctctgccgaCTCTGGGCCTGGTACTCTCTGGATACCTCCTggtttcctctcctcccctcaccccacctggCTTTGCCTTTAGCCACCACCAGGCAGCCTCCCCCTGCATCTCATTTTCCGGTTTCCTGAGGGAGAAACCACGACGGGGCCCCAATACCTCAAGTGCTGGCCAGGTGACAGGTGGCCCGCCTGGGGTCAGGTTCCATCAGCTTCGACCTGGGGGGGCACGGCCCCAAGCCCCCAGCACCACTTGCCCCGCCCTGACGCAGCCACTTAACCCGCCAAGTGGTCACTTTCCTCTCTCTGAGCCTGGGTGTCTCTGCCTCTAAAATGCAGATTATTGGGGGGccccgggctggctcagtcagtagaatgaATGACtgtcgatcttggggttgtgagttcaagccccacattgagtgtagagattactttaaaaaaaaaaaaccaaaaaacaataaactTCGAAATGGGGATTGTGGTGCCTGCCTTAAGGGAGTTTATGAGGCTCGAAGGAGCTAAGAATCCCTTCGACCACTGCCCGGCACCTAGGTAAGTGCTCACGGAAAGTCAGCTGGGCGAGTGCCGGTTAAGCATCCTTCCTACAAAGGAAGAGGTCTTACTGTGACTGTGGGGGTGGGACGGAGGACCCCGAGGTTTCAGACCCGAGTGGCATCTCcaggggaggagctgggaggtGGACCCCAGCCTGGGGTgagcccagcccccactcccTGGCCCCACGCAGGACAGAGCCAGCACGTGGCGGGGAGGGGCCAGCGGGGCCGATGACATCATTCCCACCAGGTACACCGGCTTCGTGCCGCACTTCCTGGAGTCGGCCGAGCGCTTCTTCATGCAGGGCTATCGGGTACGGTACTACATCTTCACCGACGACCCCGCAGCCATCCCTCGGGTCCCGCTGGGCCCCGGCCGCCTCCTCAGCACCATCCCCATCCAGAGGCACGCCCGCTGGGAGGAGATCTCCACGCGCCGGATGGAGCGAATCAGCCGGCACATCGCCGAGAGGGCGCACCGGGAGGTGGATTACATCTTCTGCCTCGATGTGGACATGGTGTTCCGGAACCCGTGGGGCCCCGAGACCCTGGGGGACCTGGTGGCCGCCATTCACCCCGGCTACTACGCTGTGCCCCGCCAGCAGTTCCCCTACGAGCGCAGGCATATTTCCACCGCCTTCGTGGCAGACGGCGAAGGGGACTTCTATTATGGTGGGGCGGTCTTCGGGGGGCGGGTGGCCAGCGTGTACGAGTTTACCAGGGGCTGCCACATGGCCATCCTGGCGGACAAGGCCAATGGCATCATGGCCGCCTGGCAGGAGGAGAGCCACCTGAACCGCCGCTTCCTGTCGCACAAGCCCTCCAAAGTGCTGTCCCCCGAGTACCTCTGGGACGACAGGAAGCCCCAGCCGCCCAGCCTGAAGCTGATCCGCTTTTCCACGCTGGACAAGGCCACCAGCTGGCTGAGGAGCTGACGGCAGAACCAGGGCTGCCGTCGATGGGGTCCCCACGCCCCGCAGCCTCCCTGCTCGGGCTCCAGGTGAGACCAGTCCAGCCCTGCCTACCTCCGTCTCAGCAGAAAATGGAGGCAGAAAGGCCTTTGTAAACTGTGAAGGGCTGTGCCCACATGAGAACACAAAGCTCACACAGCCAGGAAGAAGCGAGGCAGAGGTGAAGCGGACCGGCCCGGTGGGCCCTACCCAGCGGACGTGCCTTTTGGGATAGGCTCTGGAGTCAGCCCTCCTCCGTGCCTCAGAGTAAAAACTCCGtgcccccctctgccccccttccGCTGCCTACTGCCCTTAAACTTGCACTTCTAGGCGTGCCTGggggggcttagtcagttaaacggctgccttccgctcaggtcatgatcccagggtcctgggatcgagccccacatcaggctccctgctcagcggagagcctgcttctccctctccctctgcctgctgctctgcctgcttgtgctctctctatctctctgtcaaataaataaataaaatcttaaaaaaaaaaaaaaattgcacttcTGAGCCCGTGTGAAAGGCAGCCCAGACCCCTCTTCTCTGGCTGCTGGGGTTCCTGGGTCCCGTGCTGTCCTCCACCCACACGGACCCAAGCCTGCGCTGGGCCGTGGAAGGCGCCTTGTCAGTGGGACAGGCCTGGCTCTCCCGTGTAAAACCTAGCCCGTACCCCACAGTGGGCCACACTCCCTGGCACCAGCCACATCCCTTGTAAGAGGGCTTGGGCAGCTTTTACCAAAGGTGGCatgggggggggcctgggtggttcagtcggttgggcTGCGGACTcccggttttggctcaggtcctggatggagccccgccccCACTAcctggggctctgcgctcagcagggagtctgcgtgagactttctctccctctgcccctccccccagtcacGTGcatacgcacacacatgcacgctcCCTCCCTAAAAtgaataactctttaaaaaaaaaaaaaaaaaagatggcgtGTGCTAAGCCCTACCCGGGGTGTTTTCACCTGCACATCTGCGGGTCGGTGCGGCAGCGACCAGGAATCCGGGTGGCCTGGGTCTCAAACATAGTCAGCTTGTGCGGGTGGAGAGAGGGTCCAGTTGTGCAGAAAACCTGGACTAAACCTGACGGCTGCCACAGACGGGATTCCGTTCCTGTGAGCCCATCAGCTGGCCTCTGGTGGCCTCTTGGACCCCGAGCCCGGAACGCAGGTGTCTGCGGGCGCTCCCAAGGCCAGGGTCAGCCTTGGCCCCATGAGGCTGCCGATGGGGCTCCGAAGCTGTGGTGCAGGCCCAGGACTAGAGGGCCCGGGTGGGCAGCCCCGCCAGGGCAGCGGCCCCAGAGGGACTTGCGAGCACAACCCCATGTTTGCGTCTGCCTGGCAGGACAGAGATGGGGTGGGCGTGGGTTCAGGCTGTGGTGGCCCAGTGCTCACTCCTCTGGGGGCGGCTGCTCCTTTGCCATGGAGGGTGCGGGGGGTACGCTCTGGCCACATTGGGAAGAAGAGGCACCCCCCCACTTGGCCACCCCTGGCAAAGCTGGGGTTCTGCCCAAAACCTCCTCCTGTAGCCTGTGGTCTGGCCGGTGAGCAAGGACCGACTGCCAGAGCGAGCAAGGGTCTGAGAGTGTGAGCAGACCAAGCAGACCGAGTGAGCAGAGCAGACTGCTTGGGCTGGGGAGGACGAGTCAGGGAGAGGCTCTGGGGGCACTTCCTGGGCAAGGGCGGGCCACAGCCTGTGTGTCCCAATGGCGAGGCCCTTCCCAGAGCATCAGGACCTGCCCTGTGAGGTGAGTTGTTGTTGAAAAAGCAGGACTTGCCTTCAAGCAACTTCCACCTTGGGCCAGGGAGAGGCCCCTTGGCATGGAGACCACAGAAGGCctctgggttgggggtggggaggtggcccTGAGGCCCAGGGGGCAACATCAGGCTTGCAGGGGAGAAGGGAGCCCCTGCCTCACTCCCAGCCCGGCCTCTCCCGGCCCCCGCTGATTTCCCTCCTCAGCCTTGGCCCAAACCCCCAAGGATAAGGTTGACCCTGGTCCCCGCCACAGGGCACAGCCCTCAGACCTGAGTTGAGAGAGTGACAGGACCCAACTCTTGGAACCAAACCAGGGTCCAAACTACTTTCCAAAACAGAGCTGAGGGCTTGGAGCCAGAGCTGCTGCATGGGTGGGAAGAGGTAAGGAGtctggtgggggttgggaggggtgcAGGGGGACGGGGTCTTAGCCTGCAGACGGGAGGGGGGGGTGTCGCACAGAGACAGTCCCAGCTCTCTGACGGGATCAGATCTGAGCCCCAGGCACACTGTTGACAGGACCCATCCGTTTTGGGGGTTTCGACGTTTTCTAAATTGCAAAGGTACTTCTTTAAGGAAGACGCAACACCTCAAATACAAAATGTGTGCAGCGCAGGCCCCCGACACTGAGGCTCCCTGTCCCTTATGGCCAACTGCCTCCTCCTGACATGTGACAGTCCCACACCATCGCTCAGCCGCAGGGCCTGGTCGGTACACCTCTACTCACACTGCCCACCAGTCAGGTCTGCTCGTCCCGTTACCCCGCTGACTTCCGGGGACTCACGCCTGACGTCCCCTCCAGGAAGCCGGCCTTGATTTATGCCCCACTCCAGAGTGGATGCCTTTCAGCTTTCCCACGAACCCTCCTCACCCCTGTGCCATTGACAAGGTCTGCCCATCTCCACCCCTTGCCCAGTTGGTAAACTCCAAGATGGGACAGACCGTGGCCGGCCTGGTTTCCCCTGGTACCTGAAACCCAGGAGGTACTCTGTAAATATCGAATGACTGTGTACGGGGTGACAGCTGAGAGAACACGGGATTAGGAGTGTGTCCTAGCACCTGTGGGCTGTCGGAGGGAGTCCATGGGAGGCCCTGGGGTGAGGATCAGCCGAGATTATGGCTGGAGCTCCACCTGCGCGCTACTTCAGGACGCGACTAGGTGTGGGCCCTCCAAGCGGCCTGCCCCACCCCGGAAGGAGGCCGATGACCGCCATAGCCCCCATTGCACAGGAGTAAACAGACAGCCTGCTCATTCCTACTGGTTTTGGGGTTCC
Above is a window of Meles meles chromosome 11, mMelMel3.1 paternal haplotype, whole genome shotgun sequence DNA encoding:
- the GBGT1 gene encoding globoside alpha-1,3-N-acetylgalactosaminyltransferase 1 isoform X2; translation: MRCRRLALGLGFCLLLGTALCFLCNMHLQYKGEKPFQPVTRSLYPQPKLLEQRPAELLTLTPWLAPIVSEGTFNPELLRHIYQPLNLTIGVTVFAVGKYTGFVPHFLESAERFFMQGYRVRYYIFTDDPAAIPRVPLGPGRLLSTIPIQRHARWEEISTRRMERISRHIAERAHREVDYIFCLDVDMVFRNPWGPETLGDLVAAIHPGYYAVPRQQFPYERRHISTAFVADGEGDFYYGGAVFGGRVASVYEFTRGCHMAILADKANGIMAAWQEESHLNRRFLSHKPSKVLSPEYLWDDRKPQPPSLKLIRFSTLDKATSWLRS
- the GBGT1 gene encoding globoside alpha-1,3-N-acetylgalactosaminyltransferase 1 isoform X1, which translates into the protein MRCRRLALGLGFCLLLGTALCFLWVYVENWLPFSYVPYYLPCPEIFNMHLQYKGEKPFQPVTRSLYPQPKLLEQRPAELLTLTPWLAPIVSEGTFNPELLRHIYQPLNLTIGVTVFAVGKYTGFVPHFLESAERFFMQGYRVRYYIFTDDPAAIPRVPLGPGRLLSTIPIQRHARWEEISTRRMERISRHIAERAHREVDYIFCLDVDMVFRNPWGPETLGDLVAAIHPGYYAVPRQQFPYERRHISTAFVADGEGDFYYGGAVFGGRVASVYEFTRGCHMAILADKANGIMAAWQEESHLNRRFLSHKPSKVLSPEYLWDDRKPQPPSLKLIRFSTLDKATSWLRS